A window of Candidatus Peribacteraceae bacterium genomic DNA:
GGAGCTGGAGGCTCACCTCAAGATGCTGGAGGAGGCCAAGAGGCGCGACCACCGCAAGCTGGGGAAGGAACTGGACCTCTTCCTCTTCTCGGAGGACGTGGGGCCCGGGTTGCCGCTGTGGACACCCAAGGGCACGGTGATCGCAGACGCGGTGGAACAGCTGGCGCGCGAGACGGAAGAGGCGGGGGGATACCTGCGGGTGCGCACACCTCACATAGCCAAGGGGGCTCTGTACGAGAAGACGGGGCACCTTTCGCACTATAAGGAAACCATGTTTCCGCCCATGAAGCTGGGGGACGACGAGGGGGAGTACTACCTCAAGCCCATGAATTGCCCGCACCACCACCAGATATTCGGTGCCAAGACGCGCAGCTACCGCGAGCTCCCCATGCGCCTTGCCGAGTACGGGCATTGCTACCGCTACGAGGGGTCCGGGGCGCTCTTCGGCCTTATGCGCGTGCGCTCCCTCACCATGAACGACGCGCACATCTACTGCACCGAGGAGCAGTTCGAGGAGGAGTTCAACGCCGTGCTGAAGATGTACCTCCTGTACTTCGAGCTCTTCGACATCAAAAAGTACACCATGCGTCTCTCGCTCCACGATCCCAAGGAGCTGGGGAAGAAGTACGTCAATGCGCCGGAACTCTGGGAGAAGACGGAGGACATGGTCCGCTCCGCCATGAAGAAATCGGGGATCGCCTATGTGGAAGTGCCCAACGAGGCGGCCTTCTACGGCCCCAAGATCGACGTGGAGGTGTGGAGCGCCATCGGCCGCGAGTTCACCCTGGCCACCAACCAAGTGGATTTTGACGTCCCCGGTAAACTGGGACTGAAGTACACCGACAAAGACGGCAAGGAGAAGACGCCCATCTGCATCCACCGCGCTCCCCTGAGCACGCATGAGCGGCTCATCGGCTTCCTCATCGAGCAGTTCGCAGGGCTCTTCCCGCTCTGGCTCGCCCCCGTGCAGGTGGCACTCCTTCCCGTGATGACGCCGCATGAAGAGTATGCGCGCACTCTGGAGGCAACCCTCAAGGCGGCGGGGCTGCGCGTGCTGTACATGGGGCCGGAGGATTCGCTGGGGAAGAGGATCCGGGAAGGGGAGAGCCAGAAGATCCCGTACCTCCTGGTGATGGGGGATAAGGAGATCGAGGGAACCTCCGTCGCCGTGCGGAACGTGGAGACGAAGAAGCAAGTGACCGTCCCCGCGGAGGAATTCCTCTCCAAGACGGTGGAGGATGTGAGGGGGAGGAGGTTGAAGGCGTCTATTGGCTCATGAGAAATTTGAAATGCAAAATGCAAAATGATGAGGTATACAGCCTTCCTCATTTTGCATTTTCAATTTTGCATTTTGCATTGTCCTAGGCCATCAACAGATTTCATCCCGCTTCGTTCCCTGATATCCTCTCCCCGATGTTTCAAGCCTTCGAGTTCGGGCCGTTCATCTTCTGGTCGCGCCTGGGTTTCACGCTCCTCGGGGTGTGGTTGGCAACGGAATTCCTGCTGCGGCTGGCCAACAGCGCCAACTTATCGCTCCAGCACTTCCGCGAGAACAGCGTGCAGTACATCCTGGCGTTCGCCCTTGGCGGCCGCATCGCGGCGATCATCGACGAGTACAAGGTGTACTTCAAGGAACCTTTGCGCGTCTTCGTCTTCTGGGACGGGGGATTCAGTTTCCTGGGAGGCGCCATCGGCATCGCCATCGTGCTGGCCTTTCTCACGCGGGGGCATCGTTCCACGTACCTGCAGTGGCTGGATGCGCTGGTGCCCGCCACAACCTTCGGCTTCGTGTTCTCCTGGCTGGGGGATTTCTTCTCCGGACACGCCTACGGCCATCCCACGGACGCGTTCTGGGGCGTGACGTACGACGCCATGAACGTCCGGTACGCCGTCCCCATCCATCCCGTGCAGCTCTACTACGCGCTCTTCTACTTCCTTCTCACCTTCCTCCTGCTTGTGGTGCGCAAGAAAGCGAAGCGCGTGGGCACCGAGACGCTGGTGGGGATCGTCATCGGCACGCTCGGCACGTTCTTTCTCGAGTACTACCGGGGCGATATCCCCATCCTCGTCTTCGCCACCAAGATCGATTTTATTCTCCTCGCCGGCCTCTTCCTCAGCCTGGGCGCCATGGCGGCGGTGGGGAGCAAGCTGCGGAAGAACGTCCTCTTCCTCTACGAGGGGGCGCTCTCCATCGCCGCGCTGGGCTACATGCTGTTGCGTCCGTTCCTGGACCTGGAAACCTACGAGCTGCGCTTCAGCCAGCTCATGGCAATCCTGGCGCTGCTGGGGGCCATCGTTTACGTCGTGGACCACCGGCGCCGGTATCCCTACCTCTAACCGTTCTCCTCCCTTATGCAGCTCTTCCTCTCCGTCCTTTCGGCTGATCCTACGGCGCGTTTCCTGCAGCTCCTCCTGCTCGGCGCGGGGAGCGTAGCCGTGTACCTCATCTGCTACACCACGCGCGATATCCTCCTGCGCAGCCGTTCCTTCCTTTACCAAGCGCTTTCCATCCTCCTCGTCACCATCCTCCCCGTCGTGGGGTTCTTCCTCTACCTCCTCATCCGTCCGGCACGGACGGTGCGCGAGCGGGAACTGGAGGAGATGGTGCGTTCGCTCCTCCCTTCCCCGAAAGAGGTGGAGCCGCAGCCCGCACCCGCACGCAAGGAGAAGGGAGAGTGACAGGGTCCGTTCCCTCTTGTACCCTTTCCCTCCGGTTCCCTCCCTCCCATGCCGAACCTCCAACCCCTCCTCCTCTACATCTTCTATCCGAACCCCGGCAATGCGACGTACGGAAGCACCTCCATGCTCACCTTCCTCGCCTTGTCGTTGGTGCTCTTGGTGCTGGCGATCACCATCCGCTCGTGGAGGGCGGGGTTGCAGAGTCCCGCCACCAAACGCTTGAGCAGGTCTTGGTCGGCCACATCCTTCTGGTTCGGCATCATCGGCTTGATTCTTGTGGTTTCCCGCGTGGAAAAAATCCAATTCCTGGCCATGCGGTTCCTCTGGGTGCTGTGGGGTTTGTCCCTACTCGTCTACATCGCGTTCCAAATCCGCCAATTCCACGCACGGAACTACCAGGTACTGCCCTCCCAGCGCTTCAGTGACCCGCGGGAGAAGTATTTGCCGGGGAGGAAGAGATCCTAAGAGTGGGAGTGCTGGAAGCATGTCTATAAAACTAGACAATTTGAAGAGGATTCCGACGATTCCAAGGATTCCGAGGAATGTCAGGAATATCCCCAATGTTCCTGTCCAGCCGATCGTCGGTATCGTCGGACTCTTCGGCATCCTCCCCCCCACGGAAGGGATTTGACAGGCATGAACATCACGTCGAGAATGTGCCTCCTATGCCTCTGAAACACCTCACGGAAACCCTCCTGGTGTTCACACTCGGCATCGCAATCGTGGTCACGGGGATCCTGCTGCCGACGCTGCCTCCGCTCCCGCAGGGGATTGTGCCGTGGTTGATCATGCTCTTCCTCACGCTGGCGTACCCCGTCGCGCTCTACCCGTTCCTCAGGCGCAACCGTGCGGACTACGCCTTCCGCTTCCTGCATTTTGCGCCCGCAACCATGGCTATCTTTTGGCTGCTGCTGCAGATGATCTCCCTGCGCGTTCCGTCGGCGGGGAGCGTGCTGCGCGGGTACTTGTTCGCCTGGACGCTGCCCGGTGTCGCCGTTTCCTTCCTTCTCCTGGCACTCTTCATCCTGCACGTCATCCGCAGGCGCGAGACCAGGCTCACACTCCTCGCTTTCCTCTTCCTGCCATTCCTTCTGCTCTCCACCGTGAGTGAGCGGACCATGGACGGGTCGGGGAGGCTTGCGGCCGCGCTGTGGCGGGGCAGTTGGTGGGATGTGACGGGAGCGGCCTCCTCCCCGGGCGGTAGCGGTTCCGAGGGGAGTTCTTCGGTGGGGACGTCGTCTTCCCTCCCGGTGGCAACCTCGAGCAGTGCACGGCCTCCCATTGCAATGGCGTCTTCCTCCTCCAAGCCGCCGCGGCTGCCTTCCGCGGGGTTGGGTCTGGACCTGCTGGCGGTGACCATGTTTGGCCTCTATGCGGGGACGCTGCATAGGAGAGCGGCACGGCGGCGGTCGATCGTGATATGATGCCTCCATGCCCACCATCTCCACTCTTGCCGCGCGCCAAATCCTCGATTCTCGCGGCACCCCCACCGTGGAGGTCGATTGTGTGCTCTCCGACGGCTCCTTCGGCCGCGCAGCGGTGCCCTCCGGCGCTTCCACAGGAACCCACGAAGCGTTGGAACTGCGGGACGGGGATCCCAAGGTCTATGGCGGCAAATCGGTGTTGCGGGCCGTACTGAACGTCAACCAGACCATTGCCGGTGTGTTCAAGGGCGCGGACGCAGCCAATCAGAGGGGGTTGGATGAGAAGCTCCGTGGATTGGACGGCACGCCCAACAAGTCCAAGCTCGGCGCCAACGCCATCCTCGGCGTTTCCATGGCCGTGTGCCGCGCGCGGGCCGCAAGCGAAAAGAAGCCGCTGTGGCAGTCCCTTGCGGACCAGTACGGCGTGGCGCTGGGGAAGGAGGTGAAGCTCCCGGTCCCTATGATGAACGTGATCAACGGGGGCAAACACGCCGATTCCGGGCTCAGCTTCCAGGAATGCATGATCATCCCCACGGGTTTCTCCAAGTTCAGCGACGCTTTGCGTGCGGGCGATGAAGTCTTCATGACGCTCAAGAAACTCCTCGCGGAGGCGGGATTCTCCACGTCCGTGGGGGATGAGGGGGGGTTCGCGCCCCATATGGGGAAGAGCGACGATGCGTTCTCCTTCCTCATGAGGGCCATCGAGACGGCGGGGTACGGCGTATTGGTCAAGCTGGGCATTGATGCGGCGGCCTCCGAATTCCACAAGGACGGCATCTACACCG
This region includes:
- a CDS encoding PLD nuclease N-terminal domain-containing protein, translated to MQLFLSVLSADPTARFLQLLLLGAGSVAVYLICYTTRDILLRSRSFLYQALSILLVTILPVVGFFLYLLIRPARTVRERELEEMVRSLLPSPKEVEPQPAPARKEKGE
- a CDS encoding prolipoprotein diacylglyceryl transferase family protein, with protein sequence MFQAFEFGPFIFWSRLGFTLLGVWLATEFLLRLANSANLSLQHFRENSVQYILAFALGGRIAAIIDEYKVYFKEPLRVFVFWDGGFSFLGGAIGIAIVLAFLTRGHRSTYLQWLDALVPATTFGFVFSWLGDFFSGHAYGHPTDAFWGVTYDAMNVRYAVPIHPVQLYYALFYFLLTFLLLVVRKKAKRVGTETLVGIVIGTLGTFFLEYYRGDIPILVFATKIDFILLAGLFLSLGAMAAVGSKLRKNVLFLYEGALSIAALGYMLLRPFLDLETYELRFSQLMAILALLGAIVYVVDHRRRYPYL
- the thrS gene encoding threonine--tRNA ligase, whose protein sequence is MSDQKAQPPVDDLYKIRHSVAHVLAQAVQRLFPETQIAIGPPIDMGAYYDFLFTKPITEEDLPKIEAEMKKIIKEGQTFRCDTLTPEEAKKFWSLRAQPFKVELIEDLEKEGATEVTHFVNLNKKGEETFVDLCRGGHVANLKEIPRDAFKVMSLAGAYWRGDEKRQQLTRIYLAVFPSKEELEAHLKMLEEAKRRDHRKLGKELDLFLFSEDVGPGLPLWTPKGTVIADAVEQLARETEEAGGYLRVRTPHIAKGALYEKTGHLSHYKETMFPPMKLGDDEGEYYLKPMNCPHHHQIFGAKTRSYRELPMRLAEYGHCYRYEGSGALFGLMRVRSLTMNDAHIYCTEEQFEEEFNAVLKMYLLYFELFDIKKYTMRLSLHDPKELGKKYVNAPELWEKTEDMVRSAMKKSGIAYVEVPNEAAFYGPKIDVEVWSAIGREFTLATNQVDFDVPGKLGLKYTDKDGKEKTPICIHRAPLSTHERLIGFLIEQFAGLFPLWLAPVQVALLPVMTPHEEYARTLEATLKAAGLRVLYMGPEDSLGKRIREGESQKIPYLLVMGDKEIEGTSVAVRNVETKKQVTVPAEEFLSKTVEDVRGRRLKASIGS
- the eno gene encoding phosphopyruvate hydratase, which translates into the protein MPTISTLAARQILDSRGTPTVEVDCVLSDGSFGRAAVPSGASTGTHEALELRDGDPKVYGGKSVLRAVLNVNQTIAGVFKGADAANQRGLDEKLRGLDGTPNKSKLGANAILGVSMAVCRARAASEKKPLWQSLADQYGVALGKEVKLPVPMMNVINGGKHADSGLSFQECMIIPTGFSKFSDALRAGDEVFMTLKKLLAEAGFSTSVGDEGGFAPHMGKSDDAFSFLMRAIETAGYGVLVKLGIDAAASEFHKDGIYTVDGHGFSSIDLVTHYDGLVNRWPIVSIEDSHSEDDWEGFVQLHAKQPKLQLVGDDLFVTNVERIKEGVEKNAANAVLIKLNQIGTVSETVDAIQFTHRSGWKTVVSHRSGETEDTFIAHLAVGLQTGQIKTGSLSRTDRVCKYNELLRIEEELGKRAVYVSPF